A single genomic interval of Peribacillus sp. FSL H8-0477 harbors:
- a CDS encoding methylmalonyl-CoA mutase family protein, whose product MNIDNVKDLSFPKSNYEQWRSAAETALRGKTIDKLKTPTYEGITLNPLYTDDNVSLTDTESPGEFPYTRGIYTNGYHDEPWAVCQPVGGADCREANGKMKSALLRGQNAIVFPADLLLNGELTELLDGLPLDQLPLYIDTRGLQKDLLPQLGKLTSSLTGVLAEDPVAEWCMDGQIPGKPELFFESWFHTLREIDRHAPQVKSILIKSVTYHNGGASAIQELAYALATAALYIEEGQKNGFTVEGLADKLIFSFAVDSDYFMNIAKLRAARRLWAQFAEAYHADGDHFKMVIHAVTSERSETLYDEHVNILRTANQAFASAIGGIQYLEVHPFNHASSKENQAADRIARNIHLILKEETHITEVVDPAGGSWYVEQLTDEIAVKAWEKFFDIHTSGGILPLLQEGKIQDEIRDVFEKRNHDLASRKVSIIGTNVYPNPADLGSDRSAVKEITNYYTLMDPQSISAIKPKRLAEPFEELRKRSAAHRKLSGEAPQIGLLTFGELKNYKPRADFMKALAAAGGIEVVEGPVLEAIDFIKKSSVHTLCLCGSDEDYQVQIVKDIKKALPQVQLYLAGKQKEEVEAKFIGAGIQEVIHSKTNAVEILTEWHKQLGVKA is encoded by the coding sequence ATGAATATTGATAACGTTAAAGACCTTTCCTTTCCTAAATCTAATTATGAACAATGGCGGTCAGCTGCTGAGACAGCTTTACGGGGGAAAACTATTGATAAACTTAAAACACCCACTTATGAAGGAATTACCTTAAATCCGCTTTATACGGACGATAACGTCTCCCTTACTGACACAGAAAGTCCCGGTGAGTTTCCCTATACGAGAGGGATCTATACCAATGGCTATCATGACGAGCCGTGGGCAGTCTGCCAACCTGTTGGAGGTGCTGATTGCAGGGAAGCCAATGGCAAAATGAAATCGGCTCTCTTACGTGGTCAAAATGCTATTGTATTCCCTGCAGACTTACTTCTAAACGGTGAGCTTACAGAACTACTTGATGGTCTGCCGCTTGATCAGCTGCCCTTGTATATCGATACGAGAGGATTACAAAAAGACTTGCTTCCACAGTTAGGAAAACTAACCAGTTCGCTTACTGGCGTGTTAGCAGAGGATCCAGTTGCAGAATGGTGTATGGATGGACAGATTCCTGGAAAACCAGAACTCTTTTTTGAAAGCTGGTTTCATACATTGCGAGAGATAGACAGGCATGCTCCGCAAGTTAAAAGTATCCTAATAAAGTCAGTGACCTATCATAATGGTGGAGCTTCGGCTATTCAGGAACTAGCGTACGCTCTTGCAACAGCGGCATTGTATATAGAAGAAGGGCAAAAAAATGGTTTTACGGTAGAAGGTCTTGCAGATAAACTGATATTTTCATTCGCAGTGGATTCCGATTATTTTATGAATATTGCTAAATTGCGGGCAGCTCGACGTCTATGGGCTCAATTTGCCGAAGCTTACCATGCAGATGGCGATCATTTTAAAATGGTTATTCATGCTGTTACATCAGAACGGTCAGAAACGCTTTATGACGAGCATGTGAATATTCTCCGCACGGCGAACCAAGCTTTTGCCTCGGCCATTGGGGGTATTCAATACCTTGAGGTTCATCCGTTTAATCATGCGTCTTCTAAAGAAAATCAGGCAGCAGACAGAATTGCACGAAATATTCATCTCATTTTAAAAGAAGAAACACATATTACTGAAGTCGTGGACCCCGCAGGCGGCTCTTGGTATGTGGAACAACTTACGGATGAAATAGCTGTAAAAGCGTGGGAGAAATTCTTTGATATACATACTTCAGGAGGAATCCTGCCTTTACTTCAAGAAGGAAAAATTCAAGACGAAATAAGGGATGTCTTCGAAAAGAGAAACCATGATTTAGCATCGCGGAAGGTAAGTATTATTGGGACAAATGTTTACCCCAATCCTGCTGATTTAGGGTCAGACAGATCAGCGGTAAAAGAAATAACTAATTACTATACATTAATGGATCCACAGTCTATTTCAGCGATTAAGCCAAAAAGGCTCGCAGAACCATTCGAAGAGTTAAGGAAGCGCAGTGCGGCACATCGTAAATTAAGCGGTGAAGCTCCTCAGATTGGGCTGCTCACATTCGGTGAACTTAAGAATTATAAACCGCGTGCTGATTTTATGAAGGCGTTGGCAGCAGCGGGAGGGATTGAAGTTGTTGAAGGCCCCGTTTTAGAAGCAATTGACTTTATCAAAAAATCCAGCGTACATACACTCTGTCTATGTGGCAGTGATGAAGATTACCAGGTACAGATAGTTAAAGACATCAAGAAGGCACTACCGCAGGTTCAATTGTATCTGGCAGGGAAACAAAAAGAAGAAGTAGAGGCCAAATTTATAGGTGCAGGAATCCAAGAGGTTATTCATAGTAAAACCAATGCCGTCGAAATACTGACGGAATGGCATAAACAGCTGGGGGTGAAGGCATGA
- a CDS encoding dihydrolipoamide acetyltransferase family protein, with the protein MTIEQMKMPQLGESVTEGTISAWLVKPGDVVNKYDSIAEVMTDKVNAEVPSSFSGTIKELRAEEGETLAVGEVICVIETETGSSVTTIEHEDLRGDEPEQAIEDAYNASEGNSMKSRYSPAVLKLSQENGIDLTTIQGTGREGRITRKDLLKQIEMKDLPQETAQPSVKTEVQTQPKPKVEQTSSTGTVPVHKGDIEVPVSGVRKAIAANMLRSKQEVPHAWTMVEVDATNLVTYRDSLKGEFKQKEGYNLTYFAFFVKAIAQSLKEFPEVNSMWAGDKIIQKKDINISIAVATDKALFVPVIKHADEKTIKGIAREITELADKVRTGKIKSDEMQGGTFTVNNTGSFGSIQSMGIINYPQAAILQVESIVKRPVIVNDMIAVRSMVNLCLSLDHRVLDGLVCGRFLARVKEIIEDMSKENTPIY; encoded by the coding sequence ATGACAATCGAACAGATGAAAATGCCGCAGCTTGGTGAAAGCGTTACGGAAGGAACAATCAGCGCTTGGCTGGTTAAACCAGGCGATGTGGTTAATAAATACGATTCAATTGCTGAGGTCATGACAGACAAAGTAAATGCTGAAGTACCTTCTTCTTTTTCCGGCACTATTAAGGAATTAAGAGCAGAAGAGGGCGAAACATTGGCTGTTGGTGAAGTGATTTGTGTGATTGAAACAGAAACTGGATCAAGCGTAACGACCATAGAACACGAAGATCTTCGTGGGGATGAACCTGAGCAGGCAATAGAAGATGCGTATAATGCTTCAGAAGGAAATTCCATGAAGAGCCGATATTCTCCAGCCGTATTAAAACTCTCACAGGAGAATGGGATTGATTTAACTACGATTCAAGGTACTGGACGCGAGGGGAGAATTACTCGTAAAGATCTCTTGAAGCAGATTGAAATGAAAGACCTTCCTCAAGAGACAGCACAACCAAGCGTGAAAACCGAAGTGCAAACTCAACCAAAACCAAAAGTCGAGCAAACATCTTCAACAGGAACTGTTCCCGTTCATAAAGGAGATATTGAAGTACCTGTAAGTGGTGTTCGTAAGGCGATTGCAGCTAATATGCTTCGCAGTAAACAGGAAGTGCCGCATGCTTGGACGATGGTTGAAGTAGATGCAACAAACCTGGTTACCTATCGTGATTCGCTTAAAGGGGAATTTAAACAAAAGGAAGGGTATAACCTAACCTATTTTGCCTTTTTTGTGAAAGCAATTGCTCAGAGTTTGAAAGAGTTCCCAGAGGTGAATTCGATGTGGGCAGGAGATAAAATTATCCAGAAGAAGGATATTAATATCTCGATTGCGGTAGCAACGGATAAAGCGCTTTTTGTTCCCGTAATCAAACATGCAGATGAAAAAACCATTAAAGGCATTGCTCGTGAAATTACTGAACTTGCAGACAAGGTGAGAACAGGTAAAATTAAATCTGATGAAATGCAGGGTGGAACATTCACCGTTAATAACACTGGGTCATTTGGCTCCATTCAATCTATGGGCATCATTAACTATCCGCAGGCAGCAATTCTACAAGTCGAATCGATTGTTAAACGTCCTGTTATTGTGAATGATATGATTGCAGTACGAAGCATGGTTAATCTCTGTCTATCGTTGGATCATCGGGTACTTGATGGTCTAGTTTGCGGAAGATTCCTTGCCAGAGTGAAAGAAATAATTGAAGATATGTCGAAGGAAAATACACCGATTTATTAA
- a CDS encoding alpha-ketoacid dehydrogenase subunit beta, whose protein sequence is MPVISYIDAVTMAIREEMERDSQVFVLGEDVGKKGGVFKATHGLYDQFGEHRVIDTPLAESAIAGVGVGAAMYGMRPIAEMQFADFIMPAINQIISEAAKVRYRSNNDWSCPMVIRAPYGGGVHGALYHSQSVEAIFANQPGLKIVMPSTPYDVKGLLKAAIRDDDPVLFFEHKRAYRLIKGEVPVDDYVLPIGKADVKRQGEDITVITYGLCVHFALQAAEKLASDGISAHVLDLRTVYPLDKDAIVEAAAKTGKVLLVTEDTKEGSIIGEVAAIIAENCLFDLDAPIMRLAGPDIPAMPYAPTMEKYFMVNPDKVEKAMRELAEY, encoded by the coding sequence ATGCCAGTAATTTCTTATATAGATGCAGTGACGATGGCTATACGGGAGGAAATGGAAAGAGATTCCCAAGTCTTCGTCTTAGGAGAGGATGTCGGCAAAAAGGGCGGTGTATTTAAAGCAACCCATGGTTTATATGACCAATTCGGCGAACACCGGGTTATTGATACACCGCTTGCTGAATCAGCGATTGCAGGCGTCGGCGTTGGAGCAGCCATGTATGGAATGCGGCCAATTGCAGAAATGCAATTCGCTGACTTTATCATGCCGGCAATCAATCAAATCATTTCCGAAGCTGCAAAAGTCAGGTATCGTTCGAATAATGATTGGAGCTGTCCGATGGTTATCCGAGCTCCTTATGGCGGCGGTGTGCATGGAGCTCTGTATCATTCACAATCTGTAGAAGCGATATTCGCTAACCAGCCTGGATTAAAAATCGTTATGCCCTCAACACCTTATGATGTAAAGGGCTTGCTCAAGGCAGCCATCCGAGATGATGATCCTGTATTGTTCTTTGAACATAAGCGGGCATATCGTCTTATCAAAGGGGAAGTACCTGTTGATGATTATGTTTTGCCAATCGGAAAAGCAGATGTAAAACGTCAAGGTGAAGATATCACGGTGATTACATATGGTTTATGTGTCCATTTTGCCCTTCAAGCTGCAGAAAAATTAGCAAGTGATGGTATTTCTGCTCATGTATTAGACTTACGGACTGTCTATCCATTAGATAAAGACGCCATTGTGGAAGCAGCAGCGAAGACAGGAAAAGTATTACTGGTTACAGAGGATACAAAGGAAGGCAGTATTATCGGGGAAGTAGCGGCCATTATAGCAGAAAACTGCTTATTTGATCTCGATGCGCCGATCATGAGGCTCGCAGGTCCTGATATCCCAGCTATGCCGTATGCGCCAACGATGGAGAAATATTTCATGGTTAATCCAGATAAAGTTGAAAAAGCAATGCGGGAGCTGGCTGAGTACTAA
- a CDS encoding thiamine pyrophosphate-dependent dehydrogenase E1 component subunit alpha, with translation MAMVKNRHEDLGLSNEKVIEIYKTMLMARRIDERMWLLNRSGKIPFVISCQGQEAAQVGAAFALDNTKDYVLPYYRDVGVVLTFGMTAKDLMLSGFAKAEDPNSAGRQMPGHFGQRSNRIVTGSSPVTTQVPHAVGIALAGKMNQEDLVAFVTFGEGSSNQGDFHEGANFAGVHKLPVIFMCENNKYAISVPIEKQLACENVSDRAIGYGMPGVTVDGNDPLAVYQAVKEAADRGRRGEGPTLVETVSYRLTPHSSDDDDRSYRAPSEVAEAKTQDPIITFGAYLKETGVMDDALEKELNDQVMAVVNEATDYAESAPYADAESALQYVYAEK, from the coding sequence ATAGCTATGGTTAAAAATCGACATGAGGATTTAGGACTTAGTAACGAAAAAGTGATTGAGATATATAAAACGATGTTAATGGCACGAAGAATTGATGAACGGATGTGGCTGTTAAATCGTTCGGGCAAGATTCCCTTTGTGATTTCCTGCCAAGGTCAAGAAGCTGCACAGGTTGGTGCTGCCTTCGCACTAGACAATACTAAAGATTATGTTCTTCCCTATTATCGGGATGTAGGCGTGGTGTTGACGTTTGGAATGACGGCTAAAGATTTGATGCTTTCAGGATTTGCAAAAGCAGAGGATCCGAACTCTGCAGGAAGACAAATGCCAGGGCATTTTGGGCAGAGAAGCAACCGAATTGTAACAGGTTCTTCACCCGTCACCACACAGGTTCCACATGCAGTTGGGATAGCATTAGCTGGAAAAATGAATCAGGAAGATCTTGTTGCTTTTGTGACGTTTGGAGAAGGATCTTCTAATCAGGGTGATTTTCATGAAGGCGCAAACTTTGCAGGTGTCCACAAGCTTCCTGTCATCTTTATGTGTGAAAATAATAAATATGCGATCTCGGTTCCAATTGAAAAGCAGTTAGCTTGTGAAAATGTGTCAGACCGTGCAATTGGTTATGGGATGCCGGGTGTGACGGTAGATGGAAATGACCCGCTTGCCGTCTATCAAGCAGTGAAAGAAGCTGCAGACCGGGGGCGCCGCGGTGAAGGACCAACGTTAGTAGAAACGGTTTCTTATCGACTTACACCGCATTCAAGCGATGATGATGATCGCAGCTATCGAGCGCCTTCAGAGGTAGCTGAAGCAAAGACCCAAGATCCAATTATAACGTTTGGTGCGTATCTAAAGGAAACAGGTGTTATGGATGATGCTCTTGAGAAAGAGTTGAATGATCAGGTTATGGCAGTTGTAAATGAAGCGACTGATTATGCGGAGAGCGCTCCATATGCTGATGCAGAAAGTGCACTGCAGTATGTTTATGCAGAGAAATAA
- the lpdA gene encoding dihydrolipoyl dehydrogenase — protein MAEEYDLVILGGGTGGYVAAIRASQLGLKTAIVEKGKLGGTCLHKGCIPSKALLRSAEVYHTSLKSEEYGVILGDVKLDFPKVQQRKEKIVNQLYAGVQHLMKQGKIDVFEGIGRILGPSIFSPLPGTISVEMNNGNENEMLIPKNVIIATGSRPRTLEGLEIDGVSVVTSEEALEFTELPKSIIIVGGGVIGIEWASMLNDFGAKVTVLEYADRIIPTEDHEISKEMEKLLKKKGITIHTNAKVLSETLLHHSDHVSISAEINHTNEEFTADKILVSVGRQANVEGIGLTNTEAVVEKGFISVNDYYQTKESHIYAIGDCIGGLQLAHAASHEGITAVEHIAGLKPHAIDYSLVSKCIYSSPEAASVGYTENEAKEKGFELKIGKFPFKAVGKALVYGESDGFVKIIADAKTNDILGVHMIGPHVTDMISEAGLARVLDATPWEISQTIHPHPSLSEAIGEAALAVDGIAIHM, from the coding sequence ATGGCTGAAGAATATGATTTAGTGATACTTGGAGGCGGAACGGGCGGCTATGTAGCTGCGATTCGCGCTTCACAACTAGGATTAAAAACAGCAATTGTTGAAAAAGGAAAGCTCGGAGGCACATGTCTGCATAAAGGCTGTATCCCGTCAAAGGCGTTGTTACGCAGTGCTGAAGTTTACCATACATCACTGAAAAGTGAAGAATATGGCGTGATTCTTGGTGACGTAAAACTTGATTTCCCTAAAGTTCAACAGCGGAAAGAAAAAATTGTAAACCAGCTATATGCAGGTGTACAGCATTTAATGAAACAGGGGAAAATTGATGTTTTCGAAGGGATTGGCAGAATTCTTGGACCGTCCATTTTCTCTCCACTGCCAGGTACCATATCAGTTGAAATGAATAATGGAAACGAAAACGAAATGCTGATTCCTAAAAACGTCATTATTGCTACTGGATCAAGACCACGAACACTTGAGGGTCTTGAAATTGATGGGGTTTCTGTAGTAACCTCCGAGGAAGCGTTAGAATTCACAGAGCTGCCAAAGTCGATTATCATTGTCGGCGGGGGTGTAATTGGAATTGAGTGGGCTTCTATGCTTAATGACTTTGGAGCAAAGGTTACGGTGCTGGAATATGCTGACCGGATTATTCCAACTGAGGATCATGAGATTTCCAAAGAAATGGAAAAGCTTCTTAAGAAAAAAGGCATTACCATTCATACGAATGCGAAAGTATTATCTGAAACTCTTCTACATCATAGTGATCATGTCTCGATTTCGGCAGAAATTAATCATACGAATGAAGAATTTACAGCGGACAAGATCCTTGTTTCTGTGGGCAGGCAAGCTAATGTAGAGGGAATTGGATTGACGAACACCGAGGCAGTTGTAGAAAAAGGGTTCATCTCAGTCAATGATTATTACCAAACAAAAGAATCACATATATACGCAATAGGTGATTGTATTGGGGGATTGCAGCTAGCCCATGCAGCGAGTCATGAAGGAATTACTGCTGTTGAGCATATTGCTGGATTAAAACCGCATGCCATTGATTATTCGCTCGTTTCAAAATGTATTTATTCCAGTCCAGAAGCGGCAAGCGTTGGGTATACCGAAAATGAAGCTAAAGAAAAAGGCTTCGAGCTGAAGATTGGGAAGTTTCCTTTCAAGGCAGTAGGAAAGGCGCTTGTGTATGGAGAATCAGATGGATTTGTTAAAATAATTGCTGATGCTAAAACAAATGATATTTTAGGTGTTCATATGATTGGACCACATGTAACGGACATGATCTCGGAGGCAGGTCTTGCGAGAGTACTCGATGCAACGCCATGGGAGATTTCACAGACCATCCATCCTCATCCAAGCCTTTCAGAGGCAATCGGAGAAGCAGCGCTTGCTGTTGATGGCATAGCCATTCATATGTAA
- the bcd gene encoding branched-chain amino acid dehydrogenase: MEIFTYMEKYDYEQLLFCQDKQSGLKAIVAIHDTTLGPALGGTRMWTYESEDAAIEDALRLAKGMTYKNAAAGLNLGGGKTVIIGDPRKDKNEEMFRAFGRYIQGLNGRYITAEDVGTTVADMDLIHEETDFVTGISPAFGSSGNPSPVTAYGVYRGMKAAAKAAFGTDSLEGKTVAVQGVGNVAYNLLRHLHEEGAKLVVTDINKEAVQRAVDEFGAKAVDPNDIYDVECDIYAPCALGAVINDQTISRIKAKVIAGAANNQLKDPIHGDQIHEMGIVYAPDYVINAGGVINVADELYGYNRERALKKVEGVYASIEKVINIAKRDGIPTYKAADRMVEERIERMRNSRSQFLQNEKHILNRRK, from the coding sequence ATGGAGATTTTTACTTATATGGAGAAATATGATTACGAACAGCTTTTATTTTGTCAGGATAAACAATCAGGATTAAAGGCGATCGTCGCCATTCACGATACAACACTCGGACCCGCTCTTGGGGGAACAAGAATGTGGACTTACGAATCAGAGGATGCAGCGATTGAGGATGCTCTTCGTCTAGCCAAAGGGATGACATATAAAAATGCTGCAGCAGGTTTGAACTTAGGCGGTGGTAAGACAGTCATCATCGGTGATCCCCGTAAGGATAAAAATGAAGAAATGTTCCGTGCTTTTGGACGGTATATCCAAGGGTTAAATGGCAGATATATTACGGCTGAAGATGTTGGGACAACTGTGGCAGATATGGATCTTATTCATGAAGAAACTGATTTTGTAACGGGTATATCACCTGCATTCGGTTCTTCAGGTAATCCTTCACCGGTTACTGCTTATGGGGTTTATAGAGGAATGAAGGCAGCTGCTAAAGCTGCATTTGGTACAGATTCTCTTGAAGGCAAGACAGTGGCCGTACAAGGGGTCGGCAATGTTGCTTATAATTTATTGCGTCACCTGCATGAAGAAGGAGCTAAGCTTGTTGTGACGGACATTAACAAGGAAGCCGTTCAACGAGCAGTTGATGAGTTTGGTGCAAAGGCAGTGGATCCGAACGATATCTATGATGTTGAGTGTGATATCTATGCTCCTTGTGCACTGGGCGCAGTGATTAATGACCAAACGATTTCTAGAATTAAAGCGAAGGTTATTGCAGGAGCAGCGAATAACCAGCTGAAGGATCCTATTCACGGTGATCAAATTCATGAAATGGGAATTGTGTATGCACCGGATTACGTGATTAACGCTGGCGGCGTAATTAATGTAGCTGATGAATTATATGGGTATAATCGTGAGCGGGCCCTTAAAAAGGTTGAAGGGGTATATGCAAGTATTGAAAAGGTAATTAATATTGCTAAACGTGACGGAATACCAACGTACAAAGCAGCTGACCGAATGGTCGAAGAACGCATTGAACGGATGAGAAACTCGCGCAGTCAATTTTTACAAAATGAAAAGCATATTCTGAATCGCCGTAAATAA
- a CDS encoding sigma 54-interacting transcriptional regulator, with protein MQTVMIVGAGKRGSAILNLLLESGKFTVSWVIDLQITAEGIRLARKLGIPTKTDWRGIDPSSVDVIIEATKNKGVFKEIVHVFSGKALIIPGSLAYLIAQLFNEKKELIHRLENEATKHELIFNTANDGMIVIDRQGNIILFNDSAERMTGERRIDVLGKPIKTIIPNTRLPVVLQSKRREINQEHVLKSGMKIITTRIPLLNKSNEAIGAIAVFKDITEVVDLAEQITDLKEIQTMLEAIIQSSDDAISVVDEQGRGMLINRAYTRLTGLTNEEVIGKPADADIYQGDSMHMQVLQTRRAVRGTNMKIGQKRKEVIVNVAPIIVDGHVKGSVGVIHDVSEIRQLNQELNRARQIIRTLEAKYTFEDIIGQSEEMQLPIEQAKLSARTPVTVLLRGESGTGKELFAHAIHNASERKYNKFVRVNCAAISESLLESELFGYDEGAFSGAKRGGKKGLFEEADNGSIFLDEIGELAPSLQAKLLRVLQESEIVRVGGTKPISINVRVIAATNSNLEKEIASGGFREDLYFRLNRMPIYIAPLRKRKEDIEELAMHLIRKINLEYGRNIEGITEGALSRLKHSEWPGNVRELENILGRAIIFMKQSEIIMDEKYIPDFLDSSDSLTEDNPEIRKTSAPLASMVERYECGLIKEALQKNKQNKTKTAEFLGISIRNLYYKMEKYNLEKTGMQ; from the coding sequence TTGCAGACAGTCATGATTGTTGGTGCTGGAAAAAGGGGAAGTGCCATTTTAAATCTCTTGCTTGAAAGCGGCAAATTCACTGTGTCTTGGGTCATTGATTTACAAATTACGGCAGAAGGCATCCGATTAGCCCGAAAATTAGGAATACCTACAAAAACGGACTGGCGAGGCATAGACCCTTCATCGGTAGATGTCATTATTGAAGCGACAAAAAATAAAGGGGTATTTAAAGAAATTGTGCATGTCTTCAGTGGGAAGGCACTTATCATTCCGGGTAGTCTCGCTTATCTTATTGCCCAGTTATTTAATGAAAAGAAAGAGTTAATACATAGACTTGAAAACGAAGCTACGAAGCACGAATTAATTTTTAATACAGCAAATGATGGTATGATTGTTATAGATAGACAGGGAAATATTATTCTTTTCAATGACAGTGCGGAACGAATGACAGGCGAAAGAAGAATCGATGTGCTTGGTAAACCGATTAAGACGATTATTCCTAATACCAGGCTTCCTGTAGTTTTACAATCAAAACGCAGGGAAATTAATCAAGAGCATGTGTTAAAAAGCGGCATGAAAATTATTACGACAAGAATCCCATTGCTTAATAAATCAAATGAGGCAATCGGGGCGATTGCGGTTTTTAAAGATATTACGGAGGTTGTTGATTTAGCGGAACAGATTACCGACTTGAAGGAAATTCAAACGATGCTTGAAGCCATTATTCAATCAAGTGATGACGCCATTTCAGTCGTGGACGAGCAGGGCCGTGGGATGCTGATTAATCGTGCATATACGAGGCTTACGGGGTTGACGAATGAAGAAGTGATTGGGAAACCAGCTGATGCAGATATTTATCAAGGGGATAGTATGCATATGCAAGTCCTCCAAACAAGAAGAGCTGTACGGGGAACGAATATGAAAATCGGCCAAAAACGTAAAGAAGTGATTGTAAACGTGGCACCAATTATTGTTGATGGTCATGTCAAGGGCAGTGTGGGAGTCATTCATGATGTTTCTGAAATTCGTCAATTGAATCAAGAATTAAATCGGGCTCGGCAGATCATTCGAACGCTTGAAGCGAAATATACCTTCGAAGATATCATTGGTCAATCTGAAGAAATGCAGCTGCCGATTGAACAGGCAAAGTTAAGTGCACGAACACCTGTAACGGTTTTGCTCCGTGGCGAGTCAGGAACAGGTAAAGAACTATTTGCTCACGCCATACACAATGCCAGTGAGCGGAAATACAATAAATTTGTCCGTGTGAATTGTGCGGCTATATCCGAATCCTTGCTTGAAAGTGAATTGTTTGGTTACGATGAAGGAGCATTTTCTGGAGCTAAGCGCGGAGGAAAAAAGGGACTTTTTGAAGAAGCTGATAATGGCAGTATCTTTCTTGATGAAATTGGTGAATTGGCTCCTTCTCTCCAAGCCAAGCTGTTAAGAGTCCTTCAAGAATCAGAAATTGTCCGGGTCGGCGGCACGAAGCCTATCTCAATCAATGTGCGTGTCATCGCAGCCACGAACAGTAATTTAGAGAAGGAGATAGCAAGCGGAGGATTTCGTGAAGACCTATATTTTCGTTTAAATCGTATGCCAATCTATATTGCTCCTCTTCGAAAACGGAAGGAAGATATTGAAGAATTGGCGATGCACCTTATCCGAAAAATAAATTTGGAGTATGGACGGAATATCGAAGGGATTACAGAAGGTGCTCTTTCTCGATTGAAACATTCTGAATGGCCGGGCAATGTGCGTGAGCTTGAGAATATATTAGGTCGAGCCATTATTTTTATGAAACAAAGTGAAATAATAATGGATGAGAAATACATACCAGATTTCTTAGACTCTTCGGATTCCTTAACAGAGGATAATCCTGAAATAAGGAAGACAAGCGCCCCATTAGCTTCTATGGTGGAGCGTTATGAATGCGGCCTAATTAAAGAGGCACTGCAAAAAAATAAGCAAAATAAAACGAAAACGGCTGAATTTCTGGGAATTTCGATTCGAAACCTGTATTATAAAATGGAAAAATATAATCTTGAAAAAACTGGCATGCAATAA
- a CDS encoding DUF2627 domain-containing protein, which yields MRRLMAFLILFIPGAFAAYGIKIMRDMVFGIKLSPYPFLWLQFLVGLILMIGGIGFIAGFVLHRDRKKNKVQSRFSQSIEKKQ from the coding sequence ATGAGACGGCTGATGGCATTTTTAATCCTCTTCATTCCCGGAGCTTTCGCGGCATATGGAATCAAAATAATGAGGGATATGGTATTTGGTATAAAACTTTCTCCATACCCTTTTCTTTGGCTGCAATTTCTTGTGGGTCTTATTTTAATGATTGGCGGCATTGGTTTTATCGCCGGATTCGTACTACATCGTGACCGAAAGAAAAATAAAGTCCAGTCCCGTTTTAGCCAATCCATTGAGAAAAAACAATAA
- a CDS encoding glycerophosphodiester phosphodiesterase: MKIFAHRGAAGTYPENTMVAFIEAKRSGADGIELDVQLSKDGIPVVIHDETLNRTTNGNGFVKDQTMEEMKKLNAGYKFGKLGKRTPIPSLQEVFEWIQHTDLLCNIELKNGVILYPGLEEKVIQLVRGYGLEKRVILSSFNHYSLVYAWRLAPEIETAPLYRDGIYMPWIYASSIGSRGMHPSIHAVPDALIIDAMAYGIQVRPYTINGEEEVKRLLSINCSAIITDFPERAVRIRELNRSK, translated from the coding sequence ATGAAAATATTCGCTCATCGAGGAGCAGCAGGAACCTATCCAGAAAATACAATGGTCGCATTCATTGAGGCAAAACGAAGCGGCGCGGATGGAATTGAGCTTGATGTTCAGCTTTCTAAAGATGGAATTCCAGTAGTCATACATGATGAAACGCTGAACAGAACGACAAATGGAAATGGATTTGTTAAGGATCAAACCATGGAAGAGATGAAGAAGCTGAATGCAGGTTACAAGTTTGGAAAACTAGGCAAGAGAACGCCTATTCCAAGCCTCCAGGAGGTATTCGAATGGATCCAGCACACCGATTTATTGTGTAATATTGAACTTAAAAATGGGGTTATTCTTTATCCAGGACTTGAGGAAAAAGTTATTCAGCTTGTCAGAGGATATGGATTAGAGAAGCGGGTCATTCTTTCGTCTTTCAACCACTACTCTCTCGTCTATGCTTGGCGTCTTGCTCCTGAAATTGAAACAGCTCCTTTGTATCGAGACGGAATCTATATGCCCTGGATATATGCCAGCTCAATAGGTTCTAGAGGAATGCATCCTTCCATTCATGCCGTACCAGATGCGTTAATTATTGATGCAATGGCCTATGGAATTCAGGTAAGACCCTACACCATTAATGGGGAAGAAGAAGTTAAAAGACTGTTGAGTATCAATTGCAGTGCCATCATCACTGACTTTCCTGAACGAGCGGTGAGGATTAGGGAATTAAATAGGAGTAAATAA